In Reinekea thalattae, a genomic segment contains:
- a CDS encoding lipoyl protein ligase domain-containing protein: MMHGEYKVPGGKLVVADVLVEAGQISELQISGDFFLEPEEALADIAAALVGKDITGPAKEWVEAVKDALPEDVQMFGFSAEAVVIAVRRALGLAKTWYDFEWQMVYHKPVTPLMHVALDEVLALEVAKGNRPPTLRFWEWDRAAVIIGAFQSVKNEVDADAAKELDVEIVRRATGGGAMFVEKGNSITYSLYAPSSLVADMNFADSYAFLDNWVLKALNELGVEAFYQPLNDITGPKGKIGGAAQKRFANETVLHHVTMAYDMDPSRMTQVLRIGREKLSDKGTASAAKRVDPLRSQTGMDRSDIIQSLMDTFSQLNGAVMGEVTEDEYQKAEALVKEKYGTDEWLYKLP; this comes from the coding sequence ATGATGCACGGCGAATATAAGGTTCCTGGCGGTAAGCTGGTTGTAGCGGATGTTTTAGTTGAAGCAGGCCAAATCAGCGAGCTGCAAATTTCGGGTGATTTCTTCCTTGAACCTGAAGAGGCCCTTGCTGACATTGCTGCTGCGCTGGTAGGAAAAGACATAACAGGGCCGGCAAAAGAGTGGGTCGAAGCCGTTAAAGATGCATTGCCAGAAGATGTTCAAATGTTTGGCTTTTCAGCAGAGGCCGTTGTTATCGCTGTGCGCCGAGCGTTAGGTTTAGCAAAGACATGGTACGATTTTGAATGGCAAATGGTTTATCACAAGCCGGTAACGCCCCTGATGCATGTTGCGTTGGATGAAGTCTTGGCGTTAGAAGTTGCCAAAGGTAATCGACCACCGACGTTACGTTTTTGGGAATGGGATCGAGCTGCTGTCATTATTGGAGCCTTTCAATCGGTAAAAAATGAAGTTGATGCCGATGCAGCTAAAGAATTAGATGTCGAGATTGTGCGTCGAGCAACCGGTGGCGGTGCTATGTTTGTTGAGAAGGGCAACTCCATTACCTACTCATTGTATGCGCCAAGCTCGTTAGTGGCCGATATGAACTTTGCAGACTCTTATGCCTTTTTGGATAACTGGGTATTGAAAGCCCTGAATGAGTTGGGCGTTGAAGCTTTTTATCAACCGCTCAATGATATCACTGGCCCTAAAGGCAAGATCGGCGGTGCAGCGCAGAAACGCTTTGCCAATGAAACCGTATTACACCACGTCACCATGGCTTACGATATGGACCCGAGCAGAATGACTCAGGTGTTACGTATTGGTCGTGAAAAACTTTCCGATAAGGGTACTGCCAGTGCCGCTAAACGTGTTGATCCATTGCGTAGCCAAACAGGAATGGATCGTAGCGATATTATCCAATCGCTGATGGATACCTTTAGCCAGCTAAACGGCGCGGTCATGGGCGAAGTGACTGAAGATGAATATCAAAAAGCCGAAGCGCTAGTGAAAGAAAAGTACGGCACCGATGAGTGGCTTTATAAATTGCCGTAA
- a CDS encoding glycosyl transferase family protein: MDQATSLPLIIRALGRGKKGTRNLTEDEAAFVMTAILDNSISQAQLGAFLMLMRVKEETAEELAGMVKAAEQAIEAPANAAIDINWPAYAGKKKQPSWYLLAAKLLANNGLKILIHGGGEHTEGRQYAANICSAIGIGSAQDLAEANELIEQQNIAYIPLARFSPVLSHLIDMKAELGLRSPVNTLVRHLNPLNARVTLQGMFHPAYMPMHHETAVKLEQTNNIVLKGDGGEFEVRPDSNTAVAIHAATQADITQIEPVLQTRAIRPETVSLEPLIDLWNKQQPNPYGEAATLQTAALVLAQYRAVSLAEAQGVVADWWLQRQPIVTT, translated from the coding sequence ATGGACCAAGCAACTTCATTACCTTTGATCATTCGGGCACTCGGACGAGGCAAGAAAGGCACTCGAAACCTCACCGAAGATGAAGCCGCCTTTGTTATGACGGCCATTTTAGATAACTCCATCAGTCAGGCACAGCTAGGCGCCTTTTTAATGCTGATGCGAGTAAAAGAAGAAACTGCAGAAGAGCTTGCCGGTATGGTTAAGGCTGCCGAACAAGCTATCGAAGCTCCTGCCAATGCAGCAATCGATATTAACTGGCCGGCATACGCCGGTAAAAAGAAGCAGCCTTCTTGGTACCTGTTAGCGGCAAAATTATTAGCCAATAACGGCTTAAAAATATTGATTCATGGTGGTGGAGAACACACCGAGGGTCGCCAATATGCGGCCAATATTTGCTCGGCGATTGGCATTGGCAGCGCACAAGATTTAGCTGAAGCTAACGAGCTTATTGAACAACAGAATATCGCCTACATTCCCTTAGCTCGCTTTTCTCCAGTGTTATCACATCTGATTGATATGAAGGCAGAGCTGGGTTTACGTTCGCCAGTCAACACATTAGTTCGCCATTTGAATCCATTAAATGCACGCGTCACACTGCAAGGTATGTTCCACCCAGCCTATATGCCGATGCATCATGAAACGGCAGTTAAGCTTGAACAAACCAATAATATTGTGCTCAAGGGTGACGGTGGTGAGTTCGAAGTACGACCAGACAGCAATACGGCGGTTGCCATTCACGCAGCAACGCAAGCAGATATCACACAAATCGAACCGGTATTACAAACCCGTGCAATTCGTCCTGAAACAGTTAGCCTAGAGCCGCTAATCGATCTATGGAATAAGCAACAGCCAAACCCATACGGCGAAGCGGCTACATTGCAAACAGCTGCATTAGTGTTGGCGCAATACCGAGCTGTTAGCCTAGCAGAAGCTCAAGGCGTCGTTGCAGACTGGTGGTTACAACGACAACCTATCGTGACAACTTAA
- a CDS encoding TusE/DsrC/DsvC family sulfur relay protein produces the protein MTFETDHLGFLLNPLDWQPAWAEQSAEQLDIALEAQDLAIIESLRNFYFEFDLSPPMRPLVKHIKNNFGADIGNSIWLMQRYGESPARTLALLSGLPKPKNCL, from the coding sequence ATGACTTTTGAGACCGACCATCTAGGCTTTTTACTTAACCCGCTCGACTGGCAGCCAGCGTGGGCTGAGCAGTCTGCTGAACAATTGGACATCGCATTAGAGGCGCAAGATTTGGCGATTATTGAGTCGCTGCGCAATTTCTATTTTGAATTCGATCTGTCACCGCCAATGCGACCTCTAGTAAAACATATTAAAAATAACTTCGGTGCTGATATTGGCAACAGTATCTGGTTAATGCAGCGTTATGGTGAAAGCCCAGCACGAACTTTGGCTTTACTGTCAGGCTTGCCAAAGCCGAAAAATTGCTTATAA